The following are encoded in a window of Oncorhynchus keta strain PuntledgeMale-10-30-2019 chromosome 10, Oket_V2, whole genome shotgun sequence genomic DNA:
- the LOC118389095 gene encoding eukaryotic initiation factor 4A-III — MEVATVPRTRRLLKEEDMTKIEFETSEEVDVTPTFDTMGLREDLLRGIYAYGFEKPSAIQQRAIKQIIKGRDVIAQSQSGTGKTATFCVSVLQCLDIQVRETQALILAPTRELAGQIQKVLLALGDYMNVQCHSCIGGTNVGEDIRKLDYGQHVVAGTPGRVFDMIRRRSLRTRAIKMLVLDEADEMLNKGFKEQIYDVYRYLPPATQVCLISATLPHEILEMTNKFMTDPIRILVKRDELTLEGIKQFFVAVEREEWKFDTLCDLYDTLTITQAVIFCNTKRKVDWLTEKMREANFTVSSMHGDMPQKERESIMKEFRSGASRVLISTDVWARGLDVPQVSLIINYDLPNNRELYIHRIGRSGRYGRKGVAINFVKNDDIRILRDIEQYYSTQIDEMPMNVADLI; from the exons ATGGAAGTAGCCACCGTACCACGCACGAGGCGTCTATTGAAGGAGGAAGACATGACCAAGATCGAGTTTGAGACCAGCGAGGAGGTCGATGTTACTCCTACCTTCGACACAATGGGCCTACGAGAGGATCTCCTCCGTGGGATCTACGCATACG GTTTCGAGAAGCCTTCCGCAATCCAACAAAGAGCAATTAAACAGATCATCAAGGGTAGAGATGTCATTGCACA GTCTCAGTCGGGAACAGGAAAGACTGCCACGTTTTGCGTATCGGTGCTGCAGTGTCTTGACATTCAG GTGCGTGAAACCCAAGCACTGATCCTGGCTCCCACCAGAGAGTTGGCTGGACAGATACAGAAG GTGCTCCTAGCCCTCGGTGACTACATGAACGTCCAGTGTCATTCCTGCATCGGCGGGACAAACGTGGGTGAGGACATCCGCAAACTGGACTATGGCCAGCACGTAGTAGCAGGGACCCCTGGGAGAGTGTTTG ATATGATCCGCAGGAGGAGTTTGAGGACGCGTGCCATCAAGATGCTGGTGCTGGACGAAGCAGACGAAATGCTCAACAAGG GTTTCAAAGAGCAGATCTACGACGTGTACCGGTACCTGCCCCCCGCCACCCAGGTGTGTCTGATCAGCGCCACCCTGCCCCACGAGATCCTGGAGATGACCAACAAGTTCATGACCGACCCCATCCGCATCCTGGTCAAACG TGATGAGTTGACTCTGGAGGGCATCAAGCAGTTCTTCGTGGcagtagagagggaggagtggaagtTTGACACCCTGTGTGACCTGTATGACACCCTCACCATCACGCAGGCTGTCATCTTCTGCAACACCAAGCGGAAG gttgactggctgactgagaaGATGAGGGAGGCCAACTTCACTGTTTCCTCCATGCATGGAGACATGCCCCAGAAGGAGAGGGAGTCCATCATGAAAGAGTTCCGGTCCGGTGCCAG CCGAGTGCTTATCTCAACTGATGTGTGGGCCCGAGGTCTGGATGTGCCCCAGGTGTCCCTCATCATCAACTACGACCTGCCCAACAACAGAGAGctgtacatccacag GATTGGCCGATCGGGTCGTTATGGCCGCAAGGGTGTGGCCATCAACTTTGTGAAGAACGACGACATCCGTATTCTCCGTGACATTGAGCAGTACTATTCCACACAGATCGATGAAATGCCAATGAATG TGGCTGACCTGATCTAA